A genomic stretch from Hemibagrus wyckioides isolate EC202008001 linkage group LG02, SWU_Hwy_1.0, whole genome shotgun sequence includes:
- the ankrd40 gene encoding ankyrin repeat domain-containing protein 40 → MSTLSLDKELQERLREASAIGDLDEVRTLVESGVNINSQNEINGWTCLHWACKRNHKHIVAYLLNSGADKEILTAKDELAVQLTSKPEIRRLLGVEEEETEPEAKEAELPIIPNYMTNPPFLYCKKDKSDLSIARHVSQNGTSDHLEDVGSEPATLSPIQEQQQQQQQRLYSDSQSQPALSYVSMVEPSSIVPNQVTNGTMSMEVSQEVHHSNHNDYVHNHSISQNSPVCPSLPSASASSNPTITRQQSLPHQLNGSQPGGSMPAFQPFFFTSTFPVNVRELVLKVRIQNPHARENDFIEVELDRQELTYRALLRVCCRELDISAEHVEKIRKLPNTMLRKDKDVARLQDFQELEVVLEKAESLSLFSGPGGLNDRPCYNMKASRLTY, encoded by the exons ATGTCCACGTTGTCTTTGGATAAAGAACTGCAAGAGCGCTTAAGAGAGGCGAGTGCTATTGGAGACCTTGACGAAGTGCGGACTTTAGTCGAGAGCGGAGTGAACATCAACTCCCAAAATGAAATCAATGGATG GACATGTTTACACTGGGCATGCAAGAGAAACCACAAACACATAGTGGCATATCTTCTGAATTCTGGAGCAGACAAAGAAATTCTCACCGCAAAAGATGAGTTGGCCGTGCAGTTGACCTCCAAACCCGAGATCAGAAGACTGCTCGGAG tggaggaagaggagactGAGCCTGAAGCAAAGGAAGCAGAGCTGCCGATTATTCCAAACTATATGACTAACCCACCCTTCTTGTACTGCAAGAAGGATAAGAGTGACCTGAGTATAGCACGGCATGTTTCCCAGAATGGCACCAGTGACCATTTGGAGGATGTAGGGTCAGAGCCGGCCACTTTATCCCCCATACaggaacagcaacaacaacagcagcagcggTTGTACTCGGACAGCCAAAGCCAACCGGCATTGTCCTACGTCTCCATGGTAGAGCCGAGCAGCATCGTGCCAAACCAGGTGACTAATGGGACTATGTCCATGGAGGTCTCCCAAGAGGTTCATCACAGCAACCATAATGATTATGTTCACAATCACAGCATCAGCCAGAACAGCCCTGTTTGTCCCTCACTCCCTTCAGCAAGCGCAAGCTCCAATCCTACCATTACCCGGCAACAATCTCTGCCTCATCAGCTGAACGGCTCTCAGCCCGGTGGCTCTATGCCTGCCTTCCAGCCCTTCTTCTTCACCAGCACCTTCCCTGTTAACGTACGGG AACTTGTTCTAAAGGTGCGTATCCAGAATCCACATGCCAGAGAAAATGATTTCATTGAGGTGGAGCTGGACAGACAGGAGCTGACATACCGGGCGTTGCTGCGGGTCTGCTGCCGTGAGCTGGACATTAGCGCTGAACATGTAGAGAAAATACGCAAGCTCCCCAACACAATGCTCAGAAAG GACAAAGATGTGGCTCGGCTTCAGGACTTTCAGGAACTGGAGGTGGTGTTGGAGAAGGCGGAGAGCTTGTCTTTGTTCTCTGGCCCAGGAGGGCTGAACGACAGACCCTGCTACAACATGAAGGCCTCGAGGCTCACCTACTAG
- the wfikkn2a gene encoding WAP, Kazal, immunoglobulin, Kunitz and NTR domain-containing protein 2, translating to MWWMLFPRWIWFCLGHVCVLLMHLRVRAMTVSKVVYSHAGMCPNEMNPNLWVDAMSTCMRECQSDQDCETFEKCCLNVCGSKSCVAARYRDLKGNKGPVGMPKEATCDKFMCTQQGSECDIWDGQPVCKCRDRCEREPRFTCASDGMTYYNKCYMDAEACSKGVTLTEVTCRFHLLWPNSSPPPEKTTMLPTTVYLETTPMDVQAPTVLSNPGQNIVFVGETASFLCEVTGKPKPEITWEKQVEGKENTVMRSNYVQGNIVVTNIAQLVIYNAQLQDAGIYTCTAKNLGGSIQTHFMLSVIRQDQSMNESLVNSTRLPAEECLKAPDMGDCGEETISWYYEAKRNNCFTFTYSQCNRNRNHFDTYKSCMLSCGAELAAPCSLPSVQGPCKSYEPRWAYNHLLKKCQSFVYGGCGGNENNFESKEACEDMCPFPKNHNCKLCKPKQRMITSFCKSDFVILGRITELTEDHDSGHALITVDEILKDEKMGLKFFGQEPLEVTLLNIDWSCPCPNITNAESQLIIMGEVHNGMAVLQPDSFVGGSSSRRIRKLREVINKKACAFLKEIGNTQ from the exons ATGTGGTGGATGTTGTTTCCCCGATGGATCTGGTTTTGTCTTGGGCACGTCTGCGTTTTGCTCATGCATCTTCGGGTTCGGGCAATGACTGTGTCCAAGGTGGTGTATTCTCACGCTGGAATGTGTCCTAATGAGATGAACCCGAATCTTTGGGTGGACGCCATGAGTACCTGCATGCGCGAGTGCCAGTCAGATCAG GACTGTGAGACATTTGAGAAGTGCTGTTTAAACGTGTGTGGAAGCAAGAGCTGTGTAGCTGCCCGCTATAGGGACCTGAAGGGAAATAAAGGACCAGTGGGAATGCCAAAAGAGGCCACCTGTGACAAGTTCATGTGCACCCAACAGGGTTCAGAGTGCGACATCTGGGATGGGCAACCTGTGTGCAAGTGCCGTGACCGATGTGAGCGGGAGCCTCGTTTCACCTGTGCCTCAGATGGTATGACCTACTACAACAAGTGCTACATGGATGCAGAGGCCTGTTCCAAGGGGGTCACACTTACTGAGGTCACTTGCCGGTTCCACCTGTTGTGGCCCAACAGTAGCCCTCCACCCGAGAAGACGACTATGCTTCCTACCACTGTTTACCTGGAAACTACCCCTATGGATGTCCAGGCTCCTACAGTACTCAGTAATCCAGGGCAAAACATTGTGTTTGTAGGTGAGACAGCAAGCTTCCTGTGTGAAGTAACTGGCAAACCCAAACCAGAGATCACATGGGAGAAACAAGTGGAGGGAAAAGAGAACACAGTCATGAGGTCAAACTACGTACAAGGTAACATAGTAGTGACTAACATAGCTCAACTTGTCATCTACAATGCCCAGCTCCAAGATGCTGGCATTTATACCTGCACTGCTAAAAACTTGGGTGGCTCTATACAGACCCACTTCATGCTGTCTGTCATACGTCAGGATCAATCCATGAATGAGAGCTTAGTGAATTCCACACGTCTTCCTGCTGAGGAGTGTCTGAAAGCACCTGACATGGGCGACTGTGGGGAGGAAACCATCAGCTGGTACTATGAAGCCAAGCGCAACAACTGCTTCACCTTCACCTATAGCCAGTGCAACAGGAACAGAAACCACTTTGACACGTACAAGTCGTGCATGCTGTCCTGTGGAGCAGAACTAGCTGCCCCTTGCTCCCTCCCTAGTGTCCAGGGACCCTGCAAATCTTATGAGCCACGTTGGGCATACAACCATCTTCTCAAGAAGTGTCAGTCATTTGTCTATGGTGGCTGTGGTGGCAATGAGAACAACTTTGAAAGTAAAGAGGCCTGTGAGGACATGTGCCCTTTCCCTAAGAACCACAACTGTAAGCTGTGCAAGCCAAAACAGAGGATGATTACCAGCTTCTGCAAGAGTGACTTTGTGATCTTGGGTCGCATTACAGAACTGACAGAGGACCACGATTCAGGCCATGCACTCATCACAGTAGATGAGATCCTAAAGGATGAGAAAATGGGGCTGAAGTTCTTTGGACAGGAACCCTTGGAAGTGACGCTGCTTAACATAGACTGGAGTTGTCCATGTCCCAACATCACTAATGCTGAAAGCCAGCTGATTATCATGGGGGAGGTGCATAATGGTATGGCGGTACTGCAGCCTGATAGCTTTGTGGGAGGCTCCAGCAGCCGACGCATACGCAAGCTGCGCGAAGTCATCAACAAGAAGGCATGTGCTTTTCTCAAGGAGATTGGCAACACACAATAG